GGGACGTGTCGAACCGTGCCCGAAGGTGGCAAAGCCTGTGCCACGGGGGCCGCGAGTCCCCTGCGGCGGCCTCGTTCGCCGGGCCCGGTGAGCGAATACGCCGCGCGGCACGATTCCCTGGTCGGGCGGATCCCGGCCGCAGCCCCGGCGTACAAGCCCCTGGAGGGCCGATGCGGGTCGAGCGCCACGGGGACTCGGGTCCCCGGGTTGGCACGCGAAGTGCCCGAGTCCCCCTCGAACGTCGATCTGCCCGGGCCGGCATCGCACCGCGCCGGGGCGCCGGAGGAGGGGAACATGCTGCCCACCGACCGCTACTACGACTTCGAAGACACCGTGGACACCCCGGGAACGCCCGGGACGACGTCGACCAGTGAGTTCCTGCTCCGCTGCCTGCTCGGTGCGCGTGGCGAGGCCGGATTCCCCAGCAACGAGCAGGGCTTCGACGAGGACGTGAACGTCTACCTGGTCGGCCTGCTCGGCCGCTTCCTGTCGTCGGCCCACCACGAAGAGGTCCTGCGCTACTCCTACGCCTCGGACCTCGACCTGTCACGCGAGGCGCGGGCCGGTGACGAGCGTTTCCGCTACCGCGCCTACCGCACCAACGCCGACCGACTGCTGCTCGAGATCGGACTGTTCCAACGCGTGGACCGCCCGCGGCCGCACACGCCGCACCTCGAGCGCGAACCGCGCGAGTTCATCGGCCGCGGCGAGACGTATTACGGCATCGCCTCGTCGAGCCTGCGCCGACTGCGCCGCCGCAGCACCGGAACCGAAGTCGCCATGCAGAAGCTGTCCGGCCACTTCGGCGACTACGCCCGCGTTCTGGGGCGCCTGCGCACCTCGTACTTCCACCTGACCGCGCGGTTGGGCGACGGACAGTTGTTCCATCTCATGAACGATCCGCTCGAGGGCGACACGAGCGAAGTCTACGACCGCTTCCTCGACGCCTATTCGGCCTGGAAGACGGATCCGACCGAAGAGACCCTGGAAACCCTCGTCGCGCGTGCGGGCGCGGTGCGCCGCGTCGATCCGGACTTCGCGTTCGACCTGCCGGAGATCGAGGAGGACTGAGCCTCAGCGCCGTGGGGGCCCGCCGTGCTCCCGCGGTTGCCGGTTCTCGCGCAGGAACTCCAGCACCCCGCGCTGCACGTCGCCGGAGCGTTCGCCGCGGTGGAAGTCGTGACCGCCGGTGTCGAGTTCCTGCAGGACGGTGCGGTGGTGGGTGAGCCGCGCGCGCAGGAAGGTCATGCTGCGCGTGTCGATCCGCGGGTCGTCCTTGCACATGGCCCCGTGGATGGGCGTGCCGTACCACCACTTCTGCCGCCGGGCGGCGGCCATGGCGTCGAGCAGCTCGGCCTGCCAGCCGAGAGCGCGACGGACCGATTCGAAGCGGTTCAGACCCAACGACAGCAGCATGCGCTTGAACCAGCCCAGCTTCGGGAACAGGGCCGGGGCCAGCAGCACCATCGAGGTCGGACGCGGCTTCAGATCGAGCTGCAGGGCCAGGGTCGCACCGAAGCTGTAGCCCACGATCGAGACGTTCCTGCAGCAGTCACTGAGCTGCTGGTAGCGCGCCTCGACATCGTAGAGCGCGCTTTCCCAACGCATTTCTCCGGCGTTCGCATCTTCGGTCCCATGACCGGGCAACCGCATGCAATAGACGCTGAAGCCACCCGCATGGAGGAACTCGGCGAGATCGCGGAGGTCGCGAGGGCTGCCCGTGGCGCCGTGGATCAGCAGGATACCGTCGCGCGTGTCGTCGCGCGGGAGGATGAAGGCCCGGTCCTCGGGGTCGATCCCGAGCTCGTCCTCCAGATGGTCGACCTGCTGGGCATAGGCACGCAGGAGCATCTGCCGCGCTCGGGACTTCGCC
The genomic region above belongs to Candidatus Krumholzibacteriia bacterium and contains:
- a CDS encoding alpha/beta fold hydrolase — encoded protein: MEAPVAQTLSKNIWELQQLIESGQAKSRARQMLLRAYAQQVDHLEDELGIDPEDRAFILPRDDTRDGILLIHGATGSPRDLRDLAEFLHAGGFSVYCMRLPGHGTEDANAGEMRWESALYDVEARYQQLSDCCRNVSIVGYSFGATLALQLDLKPRPTSMVLLAPALFPKLGWFKRMLLSLGLNRFESVRRALGWQAELLDAMAAARRQKWWYGTPIHGAMCKDDPRIDTRSMTFLRARLTHHRTVLQELDTGGHDFHRGERSGDVQRGVLEFLRENRQPREHGGPPRR